From Achromobacter spanius, a single genomic window includes:
- a CDS encoding DUF2167 domain-containing protein produces the protein MVGISPGTQLSNLSIYRLTLPGMHSKLVRLFQRLLQRLRHARTCRVFHAASTVKQEQHLGFSLVVTVLLALLVCTVAPTSAAPTADPAQAKPAKPLTFKEALSAELEILRNPMVQLILDRGGSIGDGKLLEVIDQAQQAGIAGDLPEDVVARLEVWRKERAIEEAYRKAPWVHGPARIAIKGPVYLQVPKGFKYLAPEAAEMLPHGYKTLSSRALVSNDDDTFGAFITVSEPGHFAPEQLALNADSILHRIQDKFTNPLRNAKGFMDIQHGIVAKPEWIDPPHYDKERHVVSWSHTEPRQTSPRMFAARLGKTWAAELQVITPGDSSTETPIMRAQKVAAAIEFSPGEGYDDADTRTPKAGMSMIDVIGGREFKYIPYIAPQPSTWETIKTPLLRVAPLMFLILALLVGAIRARKEE, from the coding sequence ATGGTCGGCATTTCACCCGGCACCCAGTTATCGAATTTGTCGATCTATCGATTAACTCTCCCAGGGATGCATTCAAAATTGGTCCGCCTTTTCCAGCGCCTTCTCCAGCGCCTGCGCCACGCCCGCACCTGCCGTGTATTTCATGCGGCATCAACCGTAAAACAAGAACAACATCTCGGTTTCAGCCTCGTCGTAACTGTCTTGCTGGCCCTGCTTGTATGCACTGTTGCCCCAACCTCCGCGGCGCCCACGGCCGACCCTGCCCAAGCAAAACCCGCCAAGCCGCTGACCTTCAAAGAAGCGCTTAGCGCCGAACTGGAAATTCTGCGCAATCCCATGGTCCAGCTCATCCTTGATCGCGGCGGAAGCATCGGTGACGGGAAGCTGCTGGAGGTGATCGATCAGGCCCAGCAGGCGGGCATAGCGGGCGACCTGCCCGAGGATGTCGTCGCTCGGCTCGAGGTCTGGCGAAAAGAGCGCGCTATAGAAGAGGCTTACCGTAAGGCGCCGTGGGTTCACGGGCCGGCCCGCATTGCGATCAAGGGGCCTGTCTATTTGCAGGTGCCTAAAGGATTCAAGTATCTGGCGCCGGAGGCAGCTGAAATGCTGCCGCACGGCTACAAGACGCTTTCATCTCGTGCGTTGGTGAGCAACGATGACGACACCTTTGGCGCATTCATCACAGTATCCGAACCCGGACACTTCGCGCCCGAGCAACTGGCGCTGAATGCCGACAGCATCCTCCACAGAATTCAAGACAAATTCACCAACCCTCTGAGGAACGCCAAAGGGTTCATGGACATCCAGCACGGCATTGTCGCCAAGCCAGAATGGATAGACCCCCCGCATTACGACAAGGAGCGGCACGTGGTGTCGTGGTCGCACACCGAGCCCCGACAAACGTCACCACGCATGTTCGCGGCTCGTCTTGGCAAGACGTGGGCTGCGGAGCTTCAAGTGATCACGCCAGGAGATTCAAGTACGGAAACACCGATCATGCGCGCACAAAAAGTGGCGGCGGCAATCGAGTTTTCGCCCGGTGAGGGTTATGACGACGCAGACACCCGCACACCGAAAGCTGGGATGTCAATGATCGATGTGATCGGAGGGCGGGAGTTCAAATACATACCCTACATCGCGCCGCAGCCAAGTACCTGGGAGACTATCAAGACACCCTTGCTCCGGGTTGCGCCCCTGATGTTTTTGATCCTTGCCTTACTCGTTGGTGCCATCCGGGCTCGCAAGGAAGAATGA
- a CDS encoding DoxX family protein, producing the protein MIDSRTAPYAALLLRVALGVMFLAHGLTKLLVFTLPGTAQFFAKIGFASWLAYPVTFFEVAGGILLILGVVPRWVAAIAVVQLFAASTVHFGNGWGFGNPGGGWEYPIFLTVAAAVLALLGDGKFALVKSGRR; encoded by the coding sequence ATGATTGATTCCCGTACCGCGCCGTATGCCGCGCTGCTCTTGCGCGTGGCGCTGGGCGTGATGTTCCTGGCCCATGGACTGACCAAGCTGCTGGTGTTCACGCTGCCTGGCACGGCGCAGTTCTTCGCTAAGATCGGCTTCGCAAGCTGGCTGGCCTATCCCGTCACGTTCTTTGAAGTGGCCGGCGGCATCCTGCTGATCCTGGGCGTGGTGCCGCGCTGGGTGGCTGCGATTGCCGTGGTGCAGCTCTTTGCGGCCTCGACGGTCCACTTCGGCAATGGCTGGGGTTTCGGCAACCCGGGCGGCGGCTGGGAATATCCGATCTTCCTGACGGTGGCGGCGGCCGTGCTGGCGCTGCTGGGCGATGGCAAGTTCGCGCTGGTCAAAAGCGGTCGCCGCTGA
- a CDS encoding DUF2946 family protein has product MDQSVKDALARWPNVPAVFGWLSLDARGRWRLHPQGQANDGGPGEPITNTQILEFISRNYERDDAGRWFFQNGPQRVFVRLDAAPLVLRLADDNRGLITHTDVSIDAVSAWWLDDEGQLYASTPMGAGIVLDRDLQPLLERMRTQAGEPLLDALAELAASHSMTALWPDVYAAAPLHAIAQADIAARLGFDPAPHAPAA; this is encoded by the coding sequence ATGGATCAATCGGTAAAGGACGCCCTCGCCCGCTGGCCGAATGTGCCGGCCGTCTTCGGATGGCTGTCGCTGGATGCGCGCGGCCGCTGGCGTCTTCATCCGCAGGGCCAGGCCAATGACGGCGGGCCGGGCGAGCCGATCACCAATACGCAGATTCTGGAATTCATCAGCCGCAATTACGAGCGCGATGACGCGGGCCGCTGGTTTTTCCAGAACGGCCCGCAGCGGGTGTTCGTGCGTCTGGACGCGGCGCCCCTTGTGTTGCGGCTTGCCGATGACAATCGCGGCCTCATCACGCACACGGACGTGTCCATCGACGCGGTCAGCGCGTGGTGGCTGGATGATGAAGGCCAGCTCTACGCATCGACGCCGATGGGCGCAGGCATCGTGCTCGATCGCGATTTGCAGCCGCTGCTGGAGAGGATGCGGACGCAAGCCGGAGAACCCCTGCTGGACGCGCTGGCCGAACTGGCGGCTAGCCATTCGATGACAGCCCTCTGGCCTGACGTGTACGCGGCTGCGCCGCTGCACGCAATCGCGCAGGCGGACATCGCCGCGCGCCTGGGATTCGACCCCGCCCCGCACGCCCCCGCGGCCTGA
- a CDS encoding nuclear transport factor 2 family protein: MSRPVFLRAFAALLFSVLACAAQATPEQEAANKAAVLAFYEKGLNQKDADAALKYVGDRYVQHNPNAADGPEGFRQFIAFLRDKYPASHSEIKRVFTDGDYVILHVHAVREPGTRGNAIIDIFRLEGGKIVEHWDAVQPIPEKAANGNGMF, translated from the coding sequence ATGTCACGGCCTGTGTTCCTGCGCGCGTTTGCCGCACTGCTGTTTTCCGTCCTGGCCTGCGCTGCTCAAGCCACCCCCGAACAGGAAGCCGCCAACAAGGCGGCTGTGCTGGCGTTCTATGAAAAAGGGCTGAACCAGAAAGACGCGGACGCTGCGCTCAAGTACGTCGGTGATCGCTATGTGCAGCACAATCCCAACGCGGCGGACGGCCCGGAAGGCTTCCGGCAATTCATCGCATTCCTGCGCGACAAGTATCCCGCCTCGCATAGCGAAATCAAGCGCGTGTTCACGGATGGCGATTACGTCATCCTGCATGTCCACGCGGTGCGCGAGCCGGGCACGCGCGGCAACGCCATCATCGACATCTTTCGCCTGGAAGGCGGCAAGATCGTCGAGCATTGGGATGCCGTGCAACCCATCCCCGAGAAGGCCGCCAACGGCAACGGGATGTTTTGA